ACGAAACCATCCAAAAGCCCGGCGTCTTTAAGCTTCCAGCAATACCACCATTTGACCTTGAATTTACGGAAACACACCTTGACTCCACTGTTAATGTGGCTTGGGGAGCGCTCATCCGTTGGGCGAAGGTAATTTTCAGAACTCCTCCGCCTCCACTACCCCAACTTCCACCGCCCGTGATTCATTTGCAGAAAAACGGATTCTTTTGGGAGAACGTTCTTCCTTGGGATAACATGATAGAAATTACAGAGCTATTGGCAGATTCCGTGTATCATTTCTCCAGTACCGACCCTGGATACAACCATCAGATTGCCCGCTTAACGCATCCAGAAAAAACAGTTAAACCTATATTCCAAAAAGTGCAGGAAGTTTTTTTGACGTATGAATTAATCCCCTTTATCCCGGAAAATCCTTCCACCTTATTGTTAGATGTTGCTGGTCTCCCAAAGCGTAAACGGAGCGCAATTCAATTATCCAATGGCCTCCATATATACTCGGATTCCTTGTCCAATGGCCCCATTCGTTGGGAAAACCTTCGCCCCGGTCAATACGAAGTTAAGATAGAGCCTATTATTTACCCTCCATTCACTTTTCAAACTTTTTCGTTCCCCCAAACCCCCGCCCTTTATCCAAGCACGCCCTCCACGCCAATCCCCATCAGGTTCGAGATCTCAGACTCAAACTTAGGAAGATTTGCCCCTTTTACAGATGCCTCTTTATGGCCGCTACCCGATTTTAATGCGTTACTTCCCACAATAAACGTCCGGAGATACGTTATGGGATTTATCGTAAACGACCAAACAGGAGTACCCTGTATGCCCAAATGGGGCGGTTACACTTCTTATAGTACCACTTTAGCCCAACAAGAACGGGGAGATGGCCCTGTACATTTAAAAGAAATGTTAAGCACCTTTCGAAAGAATGGCGGTCATGCAGCCTTATCCCTTGGAGGCGCAAATGGTACACCTATCGAAGCTACGTGCCCCGACGCTGCATCCCTTTTTCGGGTCTTGGATGAAATACTTACGGCATATGAAACCAATGAGCTTGATTTTGACATAGAAGGAAAGTGGGTCAACGATAGGACTTCCATTGAAAAACGCATACAAGCCACACAACAATTACAGGACAAAAGGCCCTTGCTTAAATTGTGGCTCACCTTACCCGTTCTGCCTTCGGGGCTTACCGAAGCAGGATTTTCGGTCGTAAAATCATTCGTGGATGCTGGTGTTCGTTTGACCGGGATCAACCTAATGACCATGAATTACGGAATAGAGGCTGCTCCCGACCCCGATAAGTTGGGGGATTATGCCATCCAGGCGTTGGATAGTACATTTTTACAGTTAAAATCCATTTTTAATGATGTAGAAAAGCCTCTTTCCGATCAACAACTATGGCATTTACTTGGCGTTACCCCTATGCTGGGCATCAATGATGTTGTACGAGAAGTATTTACAACGGCTCATGCAGA
The sequence above is a segment of the Bacteroidetes Order II. bacterium genome. Coding sequences within it:
- a CDS encoding T9SS type A sorting domain-containing protein, with translation MLRFAILVLLVTHTQGVSYANLLWAKTFNAPSTDSTSVFTDSSSVFRVSLFRKRASDAPFDLITLFIQNKSTQSVSLKNGEIRFRTQKPTWVDSSKFETVTPGYIVLQSHQTDHPDSTKRFLHHLSLHFLDAPLHGEHLEPGKKIYIVVKTDTTESSSNIWQSIRLITPSVIWTSGKALLKIKTPPIPDPIVSTTPTYIRLSGPDLEFRFEVKWDSLHVIEPLPLGVFQISNETIQKPGVFKLPAIPPFDLEFTETHLDSTVNVAWGALIRWAKVIFRTPPPPLPQLPPPVIHLQKNGFFWENVLPWDNMIEITELLADSVYHFSSTDPGYNHQIARLTHPEKTVKPIFQKVQEVFLTYELIPFIPENPSTLLLDVAGLPKRKRSAIQLSNGLHIYSDSLSNGPIRWENLRPGQYEVKIEPIIYPPFTFQTFSFPQTPALYPSTPSTPIPIRFEISDSNLGRFAPFTDASLWPLPDFNALLPTINVRRYVMGFIVNDQTGVPCMPKWGGYTSYSTTLAQQERGDGPVHLKEMLSTFRKNGGHAALSLGGANGTPIEATCPDAASLFRVLDEILTAYETNELDFDIEGKWVNDRTSIEKRIQATQQLQDKRPLLKLWLTLPVLPSGLTEAGFSVVKSFVDAGVRLTGINLMTMNYGIEAAPDPDKLGDYAIQALDSTFLQLKSIFNDVEKPLSDQQLWHLLGVTPMLGINDVVREVFTTAHAETLRDFAIKKRLGLVSMWSSQRDFPCQSDPDTQVSLRCSGTIQKDFDFSQIFLVFRSDEQNIPIPATPIDRDETPERPIKMHHFPNPFNESAQIELELPTSQHIRLAVFDVLGRERRILAEGIFEKGLQRFTLKARDLASGYYFLRLETATQMVRRPMLLLR